A region of Micromonospora chokoriensis DNA encodes the following proteins:
- a CDS encoding carbohydrate ABC transporter permease encodes MSVETTGRAKLRWGLLDVLVVVFALVPVLWIASLSFKTPATLTDGNFIPREWTLDNYRTIFDTDQFVRALVNSIGIALIATLIAVVLGAMAAYAISRLDFPGKKLLVGISLLIAMFPQVSLVSPLFEIERQLGIFDTWPGLILPYITFALPLAIYTLSAFFKQIPWDLEKAAKMDGATQGQAFRRVIAPLAAPGLFTTAILVFIFCWNDFLFAISLTSTERSRTVPAALSFFTGASQFEDPTGAICAAAVVITVPIILFVLFFQRRIVSGLTSGAVKG; translated from the coding sequence ATGTCTGTCGAAACCACTGGCAGGGCGAAGCTGCGCTGGGGTCTGCTCGACGTCCTCGTGGTCGTCTTCGCGCTCGTCCCGGTGCTGTGGATCGCGTCGCTGTCGTTCAAGACGCCGGCCACCCTCACCGACGGGAACTTCATTCCCCGGGAGTGGACGCTCGACAACTACCGGACGATCTTCGACACCGACCAGTTCGTCCGGGCCCTCGTCAACTCCATCGGCATCGCCCTGATCGCCACGCTGATCGCTGTGGTGCTCGGTGCGATGGCCGCGTACGCGATCAGTCGGCTGGACTTCCCCGGCAAGAAACTGCTGGTCGGCATCTCCCTGCTGATCGCGATGTTCCCGCAGGTGTCACTGGTGTCGCCGTTGTTCGAGATCGAGCGGCAGCTGGGGATCTTCGACACCTGGCCCGGGCTGATCCTGCCGTACATCACCTTCGCGCTGCCGCTGGCGATCTACACCCTGTCGGCGTTCTTCAAGCAGATCCCGTGGGACCTGGAGAAGGCCGCGAAGATGGACGGCGCCACCCAGGGGCAGGCGTTCCGGAGGGTGATCGCGCCACTGGCCGCGCCCGGGTTGTTCACCACGGCGATCCTGGTCTTCATCTTCTGCTGGAACGACTTCCTGTTCGCCATCTCGCTGACCTCCACCGAGCGGTCCCGCACGGTGCCGGCGGCGTTGTCGTTCTTCACCGGCGCGTCGCAGTTCGAGGACCCCACCGGGGCGATCTGCGCCGCCGCCGTGGTGATCACCGTACCGATCATCCTGTTCGTTCTCTTCTTCCAGCGTCGCATCGTGTCCGGTCTGACCTCCGGCGCAGTCAAGGGATAG